One Saccharomyces mikatae IFO 1815 strain IFO1815 genome assembly, chromosome: 16 genomic region harbors:
- the TAZ1 gene encoding lysophosphatidylcholine acyltransferase (similar to Saccharomyces cerevisiae TAZ1 (YPR140W); ancestral locus Anc_3.478): MSFRDVLERGDEFLESYPRRNPIWRLLSYSTSLLTFGVSKLLLFTCYNVKVNNFEKLETALERSKSENRGLMTAMNHMSMVDDPLVWATLPYKLFTSLDNIRWSLGAHNICFQNRFLSNFFSLGQVLSTERFGIGPFQGSIDASIRLLSPDDTLDLEWTPHSEGSCLLKNTKENYAPPIIRSKPSWVHVYPEGFVLQLYPPFENSMRYFKWGITRMILEATKPPIIVPIFATGFEKIASEAATDSMFKQILPRNLGSEVNVTIGDPLDDDLIDRYRKEWQHLVKKYYDPKNPNDLSDELKYGEEAQNLRSRLAAELRSHVAEIRNEVRKLPREDPRFKSPSWWRQFNTTEGKSDPDVKVIGENWAIRRMQRFLTPENKPRRKDD; encoded by the coding sequence ATGTCCTTTAGAGATGTCCTGGAGAGAGGAGATGAATTTTTAGAATCATATCCAAGAAGAAACCCTATATGGAGGTTGCTTTCATACAGCACATCATTACTGACTTTCGGTGTGTCAAAACTACTTCTCTTCACGTGCTATAATGTTAAGGtgaataattttgaaaaacttgaaactGCATTAGAACGCTCTAAGAGTGAAAATAGAGGTCTTATGACGGCAATGAATCATATGAGTATGGTTGATGATCCGTTAGTTTGGGCAACACTGCCTTATAAGCTATTCACTTCTTTGGACAATATAAGATGGTCCTTGGGCGCCCATAATATTTGTTTTCAGAATAGATTTCTGtccaactttttttcacttggCCAAGTCCTCTCCACGGAAAGATTTGGGATAGGGCCATTCCAAGGTTCTATAGACGCTTCGATAAGATTGTTGAGTCCTGACGACACTTTAGACTTAGAATGGACTCCCCATTCAGAGGGCTCTTGTTTGCTTAAGAATACTAAAGAAAACTACGCTCCACCAATAATAAGGTCGAAACCGTCTTGGGTTCATGTCTATCCAGAGGGATTTGTACTACAATTATATCCGccttttgaaaattcaaTGAGGTATTTCAAATGGGGTATTACCAGAATGATTCTAGAAGCAACTAAACCGCCTATTATAGTACCAATATTTGCTACCgggtttgaaaaaatagcaTCCGAAGCAGCCACAGATTCGATGTTTAAACAAATTTTACCGAGAAATTTAGGCTCTGAAGTTAATGTTACAATCGGAGATCCTTTAGATGACGATTTAATTGATAGGTACAGAAAAGAATGGCAGCACTTGGTTAAGAAGTATTACGATCCCAAGAATCCCAACGATCTGTCTGACGAATTGAAATACGGCGAAGAAGCACAAAATTTAAGAAGTAGGTTAGCCGCTGAACTAAGATCTCATGTTGCTGAAATCAGGAATGAAGTTCGCAAATTACCACGTGAAGACCCTAGGTTCAAATCCCCCTCATGGTGGAGACAATTTAACACCACGGAAGGAAAATCCGACCCAGATGTGAAAGTCATAGGTGAAAATTGGGCCATAAGGAGAATGCAAAGGTTTTTAACTCCAGAAAATAAACCAAGGCGTAAAGATGATTAA
- the KAR3 gene encoding Kar3p (similar to Saccharomyces cerevisiae KAR3 (YPR141C); ancestral locus Anc_3.479) has product MEPLPRTPTKSSTTQHLSTPSPKNGLLAMRGHKRRNTTTPPPKHGLLKPQQTDVHRHSLAGQNRISISPNRELLRNYKGTANLIYGNQKSNSGVTSFYKENVNELNRTQAILFEKKATLDLLKDELTETREKINSVNLKFETLREEKIKIEQQLNLKNNELISIKEEFLSKKQYMNEGHEIHLKQLAASNKKDLKQMENEYKTKIEKLKFMKIKQFENERASLLDKIEEVRNKIKMNPSTLQEMLNDSEQKLRLEKEEWLTDYQVQWKSNMELNNKHMQDIENIKKEIEDVLKPKLAEKKKLLSEKRNAFEAIKGKVKEKEEETSKLRDEVTLKEKANAETLERIKELEEYIKDTELGMKELNEILIKEETVRRTLHNELQELRGNIRVYCRIRPALETLEDSDTSLINVNEFDDNCGIQSMEVTKIHNTAQVHEFKFDKIFDQKDTNADVFKEVGQLVQSSLDGYNVCIFAYGQTGSGKTFTMLNPGDGIIPSTISHIFNWINKLKTKGWDYEVNCEFIEIYNENIVDLLRSDNINRDDTSSSLKHEIRHDQETKTTVITNVTTCKLESEKMVDMILKKANKLRSTASTASNEHSSRSHSIFIIHLSGSNTKTGAQSYGTLNLVDLAGSERINISQVVGDRLRETQNINKSLSCLGDVIHALGQPDSTKRHIPFRNSKLTYLLQYSLTGDSKTLMFVNISPSSSHINETLNSLRFASKVNSTRMISRK; this is encoded by the coding sequence ATGGAACCACTTCCACGGACACCCACAAAAAGCAGCACTACCCAGCATCTCTCTACGCCATCTCCAAAGAATGGTCTTTTAGCTATGAGAGGCCACAAGAGAAGGAATACAACGACTCCGCCGCCTAAACACGGCCTTTTGAAGCCGCAACAGACGGATGTTCATAGACACTCACTAGCTGGCCAGAACCGTATATCCATCTCACCCAATCGTGAGCTCTTACGAAATTATAAAGGTACCGCTAATTTAATTTACGGAAATCAAAAAAGCAATTCTGGTGTGACTTCCTTTTATAAAGAGAATGTCAATGAACTTAACAGAACACAAGCAAtcttatttgaaaaaaaagcaacaTTAGATTTGCTGAAAGATGAGCTGACAgaaacaagagaaaaaattaattcTGTCAATCTAAAATTTGAAACTCTTCgtgaagaaaagataaaaattgaacaacaATTGAACTTGAAGAACAATGAACTTATCTCTATCAAAGAAGAGTTTCTATCGAAAAAGCAGTATATGAATGAAGGCCATGAAATACATCTGAAACAGCTTGCAgcatcaaataaaaaagactTGAAGcaaatggaaaatgaatacaaaacgaaaattgagaaattgaaattcatgaaaattaaacaatttgaaaatgaaagagcATCCCTTTTAGATAAAATAGAAGAAGtaagaaataaaatcaagatGAATCCTTCTACTTTACAGGAAATGTTGAATGATTCCGAACAAAAGCTAAggttagaaaaagaagaatggCTTACGGATTACCAAGTGCAATGGAAAAGTAATATGGAGTTGAATAATAAACATATGCAGGACATCgaaaacataaaaaaggAGATCGAAGATGTGTTGAAACCGAAATTGgcagagaaaaagaagctttTATCAGAAAAACGTAACGCTTTTGAAGCAATTAAGGGAAAGgttaaagaaaaggaagaagaaacttcAAAACTGAGGGATGAGGTAACtttaaaagagaaagcTAACGCGGAAACTTTGGAGAGAATCAAAGAACTTGAGGAATACATAAAAGATACTGAGTTGGGAATGAAGGAGTTAAATGAAATTCtgattaaagaagaaacagtTAGACGTACATTGCACAATGAATTACAAGAGCTAAGAGGAAATATTCGAGTTTATTGTAGGATTCGTCCGGCTCTAGAAACTTTGGAAGATTCTGATACTAGTCTTATCAATGTTAATGAATTTGACGACAATTGTGGTATTCAATCTATGGAAGTCACAAAAATACATAACACAGCACAAGTGCATGAATTTAAGTTTGATAAGATATTCGACCAAAAAGATACAAATGCGGACGTTTTCAAGGAAGTTGGTCAATTGGTGCAGAGTTCGTTGGATGGCTATAACGTTTGTATCTTTGCATATGGTCAAACAGGGTCTGGGAAAACATTTACTATGTTAAATCCGGGAGACGGTATCATTCCATCCACGATATCCCATATATTCAATTGGATTAATAAGTTGAAGACAAAAGGGTGGGATTATGAAGTTAATTGTGAGTTCATTGAGATATATAACGAGAACATTGTAGATCTTTTGAGAAGCGACAATATTAATAGGGACGACACAAGCTCTAGCTTAAAGCACGAAATACGCCACGATCAAGAAACTAAGACTACTGTGATAACAAATGTTACGACTTGCAAACttgaatctgaaaaaatggTTGACatgattctgaaaaaagCAAACAAATTGAGATCCACAGCTAGTACAGCATCAAACGAGCATTCTTCCCGTTCACACAGTATTTTCATAATTCATTTGTCAGGATCAAATACGAAAACTGGAGCGCAATCATATGGTACATTGAATCTTGTTGATTTGGCCGGTTCtgaaagaataaacatCTCTCAAGTTGTAGGGGATCGGTTGAGAGAAACTCAAAATATCAACAAATCTTTAAGTTGCTTAGGTGACGTTATTCATGCATTAGGCCAACCTGACAGTACCAAAAGGCATATACCATTCAGAAACTCCAAACTGACGTACCTACTACAATATTCACTGACTGGGGACTCGAAAACGCTAATGTTTGTTAATATCTCGCCAAGTTCCTCTCATATCAATGAAACATTAAACTCGTTAAGATTTGCATCTAAAGTGAACTCAACTAGAATGATTAGTAGAAAGTGA
- the RRP15 gene encoding rRNA-processing protein RRP15 (similar to Saccharomyces cerevisiae RRP15 (YPR143W); ancestral locus Anc_3.480), with product MSSKYIKKANDNKRTKKDVNADEGRKGGNNLNLNINLEKETVSEQDEFEDKEQNSSSDASADVIENEHSGTEEEGEEDDDFPRKKKSKNSKHDDGSAGFSTAVNAILSSHLKAYDRKDPIMARNKKALKQSESEKLEYKARKALLAEKKKLLGKARKRDIIPVASGEDRSENIRKVIEKETALRKIAQKGAVKLFNAILATQVKTEKEVTENLSGIKNKEEKKELITEVSKEKFLDLVKAAAGSDNE from the coding sequence ATGAGTTCTAAATACATAAAGAAAGctaatgataataaaagaaccaaaaaGGATGTGAATGCTGACGAGGGAAGAAAGGGTGGAAACAATTTAAATCTGAATATTAATTTGGAGAAAGAGACAGTGTCGGAACaagatgaatttgaagacAAGGAACAGAACAGTTCTAGTGATGCATCGGCAGACGTTATAGAAAACGAACACAGTGgtactgaagaagaaggagaagagGATGACGACTTTCctagaaaaaagaaatcaaagaacaGCAAGCATGATGATGGCTCTGCCGGTTTCTCTACTGCGGTAAATgctatattatcatcacaTTTGAAAGCATACGACAGGAAAGACCCTATTATGGCTAGAAATAAGAAGGCGCTGAAACAAAGTGAATCGGAAAAACTAGAATACAAGGCCAGAAAGGCATTGTTAGcggaaaagaaaaagctgTTAGGCAAAGCCAGAAAACGGGACATTATTCCGGTTGCATCTGGAGAAGACAGGTCCGAAAATATCAGAAAAGTAATTGAGAAAGAGACAGCGCTCAGAAAGATCGCTCAAAAGGGTGCTGTGAAATTATTCAATGCTATTTTAGCAACCCAAGtgaaaacagaaaaggaagTTACTGAAAATTTAAGTGGaataaagaataaagaagaaaagaaggaattgATCACGGAAGTTTCGAAAGAGAAATTCCTGGATTTGGTCAAAGCGGCTGCAGGGAGCGACAATGAATGA
- the NOC4 gene encoding ribosome biosynthesis protein NOC4 (similar to Saccharomyces cerevisiae NOC4 (YPR144C); ancestral locus Anc_3.482), giving the protein MTLPIAEVKDIAKRLTTTNDRKQYNSIIKLVNGLVIPEDVTQLEEEETERSLRFLVMSLFQIFKKLFSRGDLTLPSAKKITLEKEQFVKWCRKVYEAFKTKLLSTISDIPFETSLGLDSLDVYLQLMDLESTHFASKKDAPFFPNKTFRKLIIALWSSNMGELEDVKESGASENVIIIEFTEKYYKKFADIQYYFQSEFNQLLEEPAYQDLLLGNVGKWLTLANHDEHCSNADADLEIFVPNPPQAIENESKFKSNFEKNWLFLLNGQLSLQQYKSILLILHKRIIPHFHTPTKLMDFLTDSYNLQSSNNNAGVIPILALNGLFELMRRFNLEYPNFYMKLYQIINPDLMHVKYRARFFRLMDIFLSSTHLSAHLVASFIKRLARLTLESPPSAIVTVIPFVYNLIRKHPNCMIMLHNPAFISNPFQTPDQVLHLKSLKENYVDPFDVNESDPELTHALDSSLWELASLMDHYHPNVATLAKIFAQPFKKLNYNMEDFLDWNYDSLLSAESSRKLKTLPTLEFEDFTSIFDNEDGDDEPSLQSNSYLQGVAW; this is encoded by the coding sequence ATGACACTACCCATAGCAGAGGTTAAAGATATTGCCAAGAGGTTGACTACAACCAATGACAGAAAGCAATACAACTCTATTATCAAATTAGTCAATGGACTAGTGATTCCAGAAGATGTTACtcaattggaagaagaggagACAGAAAGAAGCTTGAGGTTCCTGGTTATGTCACTATTccaaatattcaaaaaactGTTCTCTCGCGGCGACTTAACCCTTCCTTCTGCTAAAAAGATCACTTTAGAGAAAGAGCAATTTGTTAAATGGTGTAGAAAGGTGTATGAAGCATTTAAGACAAAACTATTGAGTACCATCTCAGACATACCATTTGAGACGTCTCTCGGATTGGATTCCCTTGATGTTTATTTACAACTAATGGACCTGGAATCTACTCATTTTGCATCCAAGAAGGATGCtccattttttccaaaCAAGACATTTAGAAAGTTAATCATCGCTCTATGGTCCTCGAATATGGGTGAATTAGAAGACGTTAAGGAATCAGGAGCATCCGAAAATGTAAtcataatagaatttactgaaaaatattataaaaagtTTGCAGATATCCAGTACTATTTTCAATCGGAATTCAACCAACTCTTGGAAGAGCCCGCTTACCAGGATCTGCTTCTAGGAAACGTAGGCAAATGGTTGACTTTGGCAAACCACGATGAGCATTGCTCTAACGCGGATGCGGATTTAGAAATTTTTGTACCTAACCCTCCACAAGCTATCGAAAACGAGTCCAAATTCAAATCGAACTTTGAGAAAAATTGgctatttttattaaatgGGCAATTATCTCTACAACAATACAAATCTATCCTGTTGATTTTGCATAAGAGAATAATACCTCATTTCCATACTCCAACTAAATTGATGGATTTCCTTACTGATTCTTACAATTTGCAAAGCTCGAATAACAACGCTGGTGTTATTCCTATTCTGGCTTTGAATGGTCTTTTCGAATTAATGAGAAGATTTAACCTAGAGTATCCGAATTTTTACATGAAACTTTATCAAATTATTAACCCAGATCTAATGCATGTTAAATATAGAGCAAGATTTTTCAGGTTAATGGATATATTTTTGTCATCAACACACTTATCTGCTCATTTGGTGGCGTCATTCATCAAGAGACTGGCAAGACTCACGCTAGAATCGCCTCCTTCAGCCATTGTCACTGTGATTCCCTTTGTTTACAATTTAATCAGGAAACACCCGAATTGTATGATCATGTTACATAACCCGGCTTTTATTTCCAACCCGTTTCAAACACCTGATCAGGTATTACACTTGAAAAGtctgaaagaaaactatGTAGATCCATTTGATGTTAACGAATCTGATCCTGAATTAACTCATGCCCTAGATTCCTCGCTATGGGAGCTGGCGTCATTAATGGACCATTATCATCCCAACGTAGCCACTTTAGCCAAGATCTTTGCTCAACCATTCAAGAAGCTAAATTATAACATGGAAGATTTCCTAGACTGGAACTATGATTCTTTACTCAGTGCAGAATCTTCGAGGAAGTTGAAAACGCTTCCCACGTTAGAATTTGAGGATTTCACaagtatttttgataatgaggatggtgatgatgaaccATCGTTACAAAGTAACTCATACTTGCAAGGGGTGGCATGGTGA
- the ASN1 gene encoding asparagine synthase (glutamine-hydrolyzing) 1 (similar to Saccharomyces cerevisiae ASN2 (YGR124W) and ASN1 (YPR145W); ancestral locus Anc_3.483): MCGIFAAFKHEDVHNYKPKALQLSKRIRHRGPDWSGNAIKNSTIFVHERLAIVGLESGAQPITSPDEDYMLCVNGEIYNHIQLREECPEYQFKTLSDCEPIIPMYLKHDIDAPKYLDGMFAWTLYDAKQDRIVAARDPIGITTLYMGRSSASPKTVYFASELKCLTDDCDTITAFPPGHVYDSKTDKITRYFTPDWLDEKRIPSTPIDYLAIRHSLEKAVRKRLMAEVPYGVLLSGGLDSSLIASIAARETANATNDVDPSTYDSKARHLAGVDDDGKLHTAGWTSLHSFAIGLPNAPDLQAARKVAKFIGSTHHEHTFTLQEGLDALDDVIYHLETYDVTTIRASTPMFLLSRKIKAQGVKMVLSGEGSDEIFGGYLYFAQAPSAAEFHTESVQRVKNLHLADCLRANKSTMAWGLEARVPFLDKEFLQLCMNIDPNEKMIKPKEGRIEKYILRKAFDTTGEPDAKPYLPEEILWRQKEQFSDGVGYSWIDGLKDTAETVISDEMFASPKAEWGSDIPSTKEAFWYRLKFDALFPQKTVADTVMRWIPKADWGCAEDPSGRYAQIHEKHID, from the coding sequence ATGTGTGGTATTTTCGCTGCTTTCAAGCACGAAGACGTGCACAATTATAAGCCAAAGGCTCTACAACTATCAAAAAGAATCAGACACCGTGGCCCAGATTGGTCCGGTAATGCCATTAAGAACTCGACAATATTTGTTCATGAAAGACTAGCTATTGTTGGTTTGGAATCCGGCGCTCAACCAATTACTTCTCCAGACGAAGACTACATGCTATGTGTCAACGGTGAAATTTACAACCACATCCAGTTGAGAGAAGAATGCCCGGAATATCAGTTTAAAACACTAAGTGACTGTGAGCCCATCATCCCAATGTACTTGAAGCACGATATCGATGCTCCTAAGTACTTGGACGGTATGTTTGCATGGACTCTCTACGATGCCAAACAAGACCGTATTGTTGCAGCCAGAGACCCAATCGGTATTACTACACTATATATGGGACGCTCATCCGCTTCTCCAAAAACCGTTTATTTTGCGTCTGAACTGAAATGTTTAACCGACGATTGTGACACTATCACTGCATTCCCACCGGGACACGTATACGACTCTAAGACCGACAAGATCACCCGTTATTTCACTCCAGATTGGCTAGACGAAAAACGTATTCCTTCTACTCCAATAGATTACTTGGCCATCAGACATTCTTTAGAGAAAGCCGTTAGAAAGAGATTAATGGCTGAAGTCCCATACGGTGTTCTATTATCAGGTGGTTTGGACTCCTCTTTGATCGCTTCCATTGCTGCCCGTGAAACCGCAAATGCCACTAACGATGTTGACCCATCGACTTACGATAGCAAGGCAAGACACTTGGCAGGTGTCGACGACGACGGTAAGCTACATACAGCTGGTTGGACAAGTCTTCATTCCTTTGCTATTGGTTTGCCAAACGCTCCAGATCTGCAAGCCGCTAGAAAGGTTGCCAAGTTCATTGGTTCCACCCATCACGAACACACTTTCACATTGCAGGAAGGTTTAGACGCCTTAGATGATGTTATTTACCACTTGGAAACTTATGATGTTACCACTATCAGAGCTTCCACCCCAATGTTCCTGCTATCTAGAAAGATTAAGGCTCAAGGTGTCAAGATGGTTCTTTCCGGTGAAGGTTCGGATGAAATTTTCGGTGGTTATCTATATTTTGCACAAGCTCCTTCTGCAGCAGAATTTCACACCGAATCTGTGCAACGTGTCAAGAACTTACACTTGGCTGATTGTCTGAGAGCTAATAAATCTACTATGGCTTGGGGTCTAGAGGCTCGTGTTCCATTCTTAGATAAGGAATTTTTGCAATTGTGTATGAACATCGATCCAAACGAAAAAATGATCAAGCCAAAGGAAGGCCgtattgaaaaatacattCTAAGGAAGGCATTCGATACCACAGGAGAACCTGACGCCAAGCCATATTTACCAGAAGAAATCCTATGGAGACAAAAGGAACAGTTCTCTGATGGTGTTGGTTACTCATGGATTGATGGACTAAAAGATACTGCTGAAACAGTCATTTCAGATGAAATGTTTGCCAGTCCAAAAGCCGAATGGGGCAGTGATATTCCATCCACAAAGGAAGCTTTCTGGTACAGATTGAAGTTCGATGCTTTGTTCCCTCAAAAGACTGTTGCTGACACCGTTATGAGATGGATTCCAAAGGCTGACTGGGGTTGTGCCGAAGATCCTTCCGGTAGATACGCTCAAATTCATGAAAAACACATCGATTAA
- the SMKI16G2965 gene encoding uncharacterized protein (similar to Saccharomyces cerevisiae YPR145C-A; ancestral locus Anc_3.484), with product MSITFRKIKLIFKKNDSRYPQNYRAEMKSKNTVITRHDLLIAHEREQRASLDRTNSISNLQSHEKRREERSKRAYKLVNDSIN from the coding sequence ATGAGCATTACtttcagaaaaataaagctaatatttaagaaaaatgataGTCGATATCCACAAAACTACCGTGCGGAGATGAAATCTAAGAATACTGTCATAACAAGGCATGATTTACTCATTGCACACGAAAGAGAACAAAGGGCTTCGCTGGATAGGACCAACTCAATTAGTAATCTTCAGTCACATGAAAAGAGGAGGGAAGAGCGATCGAAAAGAGCATATAAACTTGTTAACGACAGTATAAATTAA
- the SMKI16G2970 gene encoding bifunctional triacylglycerol lipase/ester hydrolase (similar to Saccharomyces cerevisiae YPR147C; ancestral locus Anc_3.488), whose product MPIQEYTKSKFPCSILNIKPTITRSDEDAALLVWIPGNPGLLYYYQEMLQYLHSKHPDWEILGISHAGMTLNAHSNTPVYSLQDQVDHQVEVINNFSHENRKIIIMGHSVGAYILQKVCLSHNLVGTVQKVGLVTPTVMDIHTSEMGVKLTTALHYIPPLAHVVSLFSYIFFYWILSEGFSRFIIDKFMGCGSTSCQAVLSTRIFLTHKQFVRQSLGLASQEMEEITTNWEFQDKFINYCEQNGTLIWFLFSSNDHWVSGKTRSHLSHYYKDKVDQNRLEIDVTDKIPHSFVVKHAKYAINTFF is encoded by the coding sequence ATGCCTATACAAGAGTATACTAAATCGAAATTTCCGTGCTCGATATTAAATATCAAGCCTACCATCACTAGAAGCGACGAGGATGCTGCTCTGCTAGTGTGGATTCCTGGCAATCCTGGTCTTTTATATTACTATCAAGAAATGTTGCAGTATTTACATTCCAAGCACCCTGATTGGGAAATTCTTGGCATATCTCATGCCGGAATGACTTTGAATGCTCATTCTAACACACCAGTATATTCTTTACAAGACCAAGTAGATCACCAAGTAGAGGTAATTAATAATTTCTCACAcgaaaacagaaaaattattatcatGGGACATTCAGTTGGGGCATACATCTTACAAAAAGTGTGCCTCTCTCACAATCTGGTTGGTACTGTACAAAAAGTCGGTCTGGTTACACCAACTGTGATGGATATTCACACATCAGAGATGGGTGTTAAATTGACAACAGCATTACACTATATCCCTCCATTAGCACATGTGGTATCATTGTTTAgttacatttttttttattggattTTATCAGAAGGATTTTCAAGATTTATTATTGACAAATTTATGGGCTGTGGAAGCACCAGCTGTCAAGCCGTGTTGTCcacaagaatttttttaactcATAAGCAATTTGTTCGCCAATCTTTGGGGCTAGCTTCCCAGGAGATGGAAGAAATAACTACCAACTGGGAATTCCAAGAtaaatttatcaattatTGTGAACAAAACGGAACTCTCATTTGGTTTCTGTTCAGCAGTAACGACCATTGGGTTTCTGGCAAGACCAGGTCGCACTTATCGCATTACTATAAGGATAAAGTGGATCAAAATCGCCTAGAAATTGATGTGACTGACAAGATACCCCATTCTTTCGTGGTTAAACATGCGAAATATGCCATTAATACCTTTTTTTAG
- the SMKI16G2980 gene encoding uncharacterized protein (similar to Saccharomyces cerevisiae YPR148C; ancestral locus Anc_3.491): MSGYFSSFSLNKITDSIATAAHKTHDTLNNALANANVNLNDPQTRLSIKSRTRFVQESLGTISDISKLPPQYQFLEKKSDSLEKVCKRILLVSKTFEVEGYDYPPNLTESISDWWSLNKDGWFGSKKSEITNKKKGSNHDDAFLPRSFAQAISKAAVDCEFEFQNLENDEKAELKKKRESTKNAQTTGAQDEENEEDEDEEEEEDEDLSNLIKVFDSWSTCYKNIDEGKTEMDSMMVKEFNKKLEKLINQDFKRVHELRKKVEISRLKFDTMRYEVKAKEAQLDAQKPGVTEEAHTKDVSANTATSLNEIPSTVDEKQKSNVNTEAESKKEANEQVADDAVVMKEDPKDDKKDDTPLEESEENKLLEKLEDEFVSNTTAAVETMEEIADSSEILGLIKLFQNFQLVYFRQCVQEVEANLKVLNGLEN; the protein is encoded by the coding sequence ATGTCTGGTTATTTTTCAagcttttctttaaataaAATCACCGACTCAATTGCTACCGCTGCGCACAAGACCCATGACACTTTGAATAATGCGCTAGCAAATGCGAATGTGAACTTGAATGATCCTCAAACAAGATTATCAATAAAATCGCGCACTAGATTTGTTCAGGAGTCCTTGGGAACTATTTCAGATATAAGCAAGTTACCACCACAGTACCAATTCttggagaagaaaagtgaTTCCTTGGAGAAGGTTTGTAAGAGAATTTTGCTAGTGTCAAAAACATTTGAGGTGGAGGGTTACGATTATCCGCCAAATTTAACGGAAAGTATTTCGGATTGGTGGTCTCTTAATAAAGACGGCTGGTTTGGTTCAAAGAAATCTGAAATTACcaacaaaaagaagggTTCCAATCATGACGATGCCTTTTTGCCAAGGTCTTTTGCTCAAGCCATTTCAAAAGCTGCTGTTGACTGCGAATTTGAATTCCAAAATTTAGAGAACGATGAAAAAgcagaattgaagaagaaaagagaatcTACTAAAAATGCCCAGACTACAGGTGCTcaggatgaagaaaatgaagaggatgaggatgaagaagaggaagaggatgaagacTTGTCTAATTTAATTAAAGTTTTTGACTCCTGGTCAACATGTTATAAGAATATTGACGAAGGGAAAACAGAAATGGATTCTATGATGGTCAAGgaatttaataaaaaactagaaaaattgataaacCAGGATTTCAAGAGGGTTCATGAACTGCGCAAAAAAGTAGAGATATCCAGGCTTAAGTTCGATACGATGCGCTATGAAGTTAAAGCAAAGGAAGCACAGTTAGACGCTCAAAAACCAGGCGTCACAGAGGAAGCGCACACCAAAGATGTTAGTGCGAACACCGCCACCTCATTGAATGAAATTCCTTCTACTGTGgatgaaaaacaaaaatcaaatgtaAATACCGAAGCtgaatcaaagaaagaagccAATGAACAAGTTGCTGATGATGCTGTAGTCATGAAAGAGGATCCTAAAGACGACAAAAAAGATGACACACCGCTTGAAGAATCCGAAGAAAATAAGCTGCTGGAAAAGTTGGAAGATGAATTTGTATCCAATACTACAGCAGCCGTAGAAACAATGGAAGAAATCGCTGACAGTTCTGAAATCCTGGGCTTAATAAAGCTTTTCCAGAATTTCCAGTTAGTTTACTTTAGACAATGTGTCCAAGAAGTGGAAGCAAACCTCAAGGTTTTGAATGGTTTGGAGAATTAG